One Salmo salar chromosome ssa01, Ssal_v3.1, whole genome shotgun sequence DNA window includes the following coding sequences:
- the LOC123723832 gene encoding uncharacterized protein has protein sequence MTELDQNVKPIFLADVQTEVAYCLCMKENHKSSVMIKVTVIPLLFEVSVIHLLFEVTVIPLLFEVSVIPLLFEVSVIPLLFEVSVIPLLFEVSVIPLLFEVSVIPLLFEVSVIPLLFEVTVIPLLFEVSVIPLLFEVSVIPLLFEVTVIPLLFEVSVIPLLFEVSVIPLLFEVIPLLFEVSVIPLLFEVTVIPLLFEVSVIPLLFEVTVIPLLFEVSVIYLLLSRSGWMNDMTRSYNLGFVVAGALNVAACFVLAFIPLAKRSTRQTCKRIMNVTIDRSTQEIMQWADILPPFSEEEPTVSTYVNYFSKTMFGSPEIVDSRPEMYSGDDAETAGPAEVTRL, from the exons ATGACTGAACTGGATCAAAATGTCAAACCCATCTTTTTGGCAGACGTGCAGACAGAGGTTGCATACTGTCTTTGCATGAAAGAAAATCATAAAAGTAGTGTGATGATAAAAGTCACAGTCATACCCTTGTTGTTTGAAGTCTCAGTCATACATTTGTTGTTTGAAGTCACAGTCATACCCTTGTTGTTTGAAGTCTCAGTCATACCCTTGTTGTTTGAAGTCTCAGTCATACCCTTGTTGTTTGAAGTCTCAGTCATACCCTTGTTGTTTGAAGTCTCAGTCATACCCTTGTTGTTTGAAGTCTCAGTCATACCCTTGTTGTTTGAAGTCTCAGTCATACCCTTGTTGTTTGAAGTCACAGTCATACCCTTGTTGTTTGAAGTCTCAGTCATACCCTTGTTGTTTGAAGTCTCAGTCATACCCTTGTTGTTTGAAGTCACAGTCATACCCTTGTTGTTTGAAGTCTCAGTCATACCCTTGTTGTTTGAAGTCTCAGTCATACCCTTGTTGTTTGAAGTCATACCCTTGTTGTTTGAAGTCTCAGTCATACCCTTGTTGTTTGAAGTCACAGTCATACCCTTGTTGTTTGAAGTCTCAGTCATACCCTTGTTGTTTGAAGTCACAGTCATACCCTTGTTGTTTGAAGTCTCAGTCATATATTTGTTGTTGTCCCGGTCAGGTTGGATGAATGACATGACAAGAAGCTACAACCTGGGCTTTGTGGTTGCGGGGGCATTGAACGTGGCCGCCTGTTTTGTTCTGGCCTTCATCCCCCTGGCCAAGCGCTCAACTAGACAGACATGTAAGCGCATCATGAACGTCACCATCGACCGCTCCACACAGGAAATCATGCAGTGGGCCGATATCCTACCTCCTTTCTCTGAG GAGGAGCCAACAGTGTCCACGTACGTGAATTACTTCTCTAAGACTATGTTTGGTAGTCCAGAGATTGTTGACAGTAGACCTGAGATGTACAGTGGAGATGATGCCGAGACAGCAGGACCTGCTGAAGTCACCCGGCTTTAG